TGCGGGCGAAACTGCTTCTCCTTCGTGAAGGGTTGTCCGAGTCGGACTATCTGGAAAAGAGCCGTGAGATTGCAAAGCGGCTTCTGATTTCCTCAGAATTTAAAGCGGCGGTCGCGATTCATTTCTACCTGTCGAATGCCACAGAGGTTCAGACCGACGAGATGATTCTGGAGGCGCTTCGGTTAGAAAAACGCGTTATTGTCCCGATTGTTCATTCCGAAGGCCGGTCACTTTCCTTTTCAGACCTGTCGGGTCTCAATCCCGAACAGATGCACCCGGGTCCATTTGGTATCCGTCAGCCGCGTCCTTCCTTTATAAAAAAAGCAACAGCTCGTGAAATCGATTTATGGATTGTTCCGGGCCTTGGTTTTGATGCTCAAGGAAACCGCATCGGTTATGGCGGAGGGTATTATGACCGGGTATTACATCGTGTAAAGGGGAAGATTATAGGATTGGCCTTCGAGTTCCAGGTGCTTGAGTCGATCCCGGTTGGGGAGAAAGATTGTCCTGTGAACCAGATTATTACAGAAGACAGAACGATTGATTTCAGGTAACTCTTCAGATTACTCACCTTTTACTCCACAGCG
The DNA window shown above is from Candidatus Manganitrophaceae bacterium and carries:
- a CDS encoding 5-formyltetrahydrofolate cyclo-ligase, with amino-acid sequence MERASSKKEMRAKLLLLREGLSESDYLEKSREIAKRLLISSEFKAAVAIHFYLSNATEVQTDEMILEALRLEKRVIVPIVHSEGRSLSFSDLSGLNPEQMHPGPFGIRQPRPSFIKKATAREIDLWIVPGLGFDAQGNRIGYGGGYYDRVLHRVKGKIIGLAFEFQVLESIPVGEKDCPVNQIITEDRTIDFR